The stretch of DNA TTTCAAGAACACCACTAAAGCTGGAATATCCCTCACGAGATTCAGCTCCAAGGGGACTTGCGGAATATCCTCCTCCTCCACTCACTCCTTTTAAAATATCCGTATCATAGCCGGGGCCTCCATAACCGCCCCCCCCTCCAGAGTACGGCATCGAACCACCGCCGCCACCACCCGCAAAGCCTCCACCGTTATTGGGAATGGCATTGGCCCTTGCTTCTTCTCCCAATCCTTCACCAAAGATAGGAGCCTGTGATTGTGCATTGGTATCAGGCACACTGAGGTCACTGCCATCAACGGCTCTGGTTCCAAATCCTGTGTTCTGAAATGAGCTTCCACTGCCAGAGCTACTTCCAGTCGAGGCACTGCCTCCGCCCAATCCTGAACAAAGGGGATCGGATTGAGCATTCGGACCTCTGCAATTAACGCAAATTGGATTTGAAGCGTTGACGGGATCATTACAATCGCCGTTAAAGACGGGCTGTTGATCGACATTGGGAAAACCTGTGACTTGATTTGTGGCGGCCTGTTGGCAAAGGTCAGCAAAACTGCTTGCGGCTGCTGATTGAGCAGCCTGTGCTCCCATAGCCGATACATTTGCGTTGTATCCTGTGCAGCGAGTTCCTCTTCCTTCGGCATTGGCCTGAGCCGCACGATAGTCGCTCACCCAAGTGGAGGGGCAGCGTGGACCTTTGCCTCCATTGGCACTCCAAATTGTGTCGAGGTTTGAACACTCTGTGAGCACTCTTCGATATTTGTTCACAACTTCGGTGCATTTGTCTTCGCAAGAGCCCTTGTCAGTGAAGCATTTGCCACCGAGAGCTGTGTTGGCCCCCGCACCACCCAATGCCACGATCTTCATAAACTCGCAGCTCTTGGCAATTCCTGCCGAATCTCCACCTGAAGCTCCACCCATGGCAATCATTCCAGTCGCTCCAACCAAGAGTGTTCCCATCGCCGTCATCGAACTAGAACTGGGTCCATCAAGGCCAGACACACACTTGACGGGATCGGTGCAACAGGTGAAGGCTTTCTTATGCGCTTGTTCGCAAAGAGCTCGATCTCCCTCTACTTCTGGAGGTTGAGGAAATCCCTGAGGGAGATCTCCGGCTCCACCTGTGGCTTGATCCCCTCCATTGCCTTCGTTTGCAGAGGCCACGGGTTTTCCATCAGCTCCGCATTTTGGAAGACCACTGTCTTTTTGCGAAGACTTGGTCCAGCAGGAGGGACTGCCCTGGGCATCGCACATCGGCTGGCCTGCCACTTGTCCTATATCTTCAGTCCAACAAGAAGTGCTCTGTCCTGTGTACGACTCTTCTCCCGCTTGTTTTTTATTTTTACCTTTTTGAGCGGAACCTGAAGAGCTGTCGTCACTCTCACTATCTTTATCTGAGGTGCCTCCCTTACTAGAGGAGTCCGTCTTTCCTGTAGTAGTTTTTGGTTTGCGATTGCTGCTACTGCCACCGCCGCCAACATTGGTTGGCTTTGTGGAGGGTGGACTGGAGACGGAATCAGTCTCGGGACATTCTTCGCCAAAGCCGCAGTCTGTCTTCCTTTCACTTGGTGCATCCTTATTTGAATTTGACTCAGGAGCTGAAGCCACGGGTTCACATCCTCCAGCACTCATAAAATGGCTCCAGAGAGTTCCACAGTTTGGAAATTTAAGTGGATCTCCTTCGCAAGGAAGCACATAGGACCGATAAAAAGCGATCGATTTATCACAGAGGGGAAATCTCCCCTTGCCATCTATCGCACGAACGCAGCCAAATACATCCTGCCGATACCCCATAGGACATGAAAGGCCAAAGGCCAAGTATGACTTGCTTACAAAAACAAAAAGTAGACTGAGTCTTATCGGAGAAAAAGAAAGCGTTAGCAAACACATCCCTTCAGTAAGACTTAAAAAGCGAGATATTGGGACTGACCCGATCTTCCACTAATACCTATCAATCGCTTCTTATCGGCAGCCCGGCTGTTTCACTTTAGGACTTAGGTCTATAAATAAAAATTAATTATTCCAGAGGGATACCTTGAATTAGTAAGAATAAGCCACTGCCTCTTCACTCTGCTGAGAGGAACTATAGAAAACGGCAATCGATTGAATCAGTGGTAGAAGGGAAGAATCGAAGGGAAAGTATACAATCCTACATAAGAACTGAAAAGCCCAATTCGCTTCCATTTCATCTAGACTCTGCCTGGGCGAATTCCATAAAAGATTTGTAGAACGTGCTCGCATTGATGGCAATATTTCTCAGGGCGTTTCTGTCAGAAATTGAAGCAACCCCACCCCCCTCAGATTTTGTGCCACTTTGGCCTGAACTGGAACTCATTTCGTTCCGGAAAGCAGAATCTGAGCCTCTGTGAAGAGCCGCATAATACGGCTTACCATTCTCATCGAGAAGGGCGATTGCAGAGCCCGAAGCCCCCTCAAGAGTGTCCCCATTATGGAAATACAACTTCTCTGGATTATTGAATCGATTCGCCCCTGACCGGACGTCATTTGCTCCTACGGTGAGACTAAACGGCGCACAATTCTTCGAGAAATCGCGAATTTCCGAATTGTACCCGACCGTTAGCGCGGCGTTTGGAGCTTTATTCTGATCAACAATTTTAAATGGTAACGGTTTTATCTGGTGTTTTTCTGGCACTTCCATGCCATCAACTATTTTGCCGACCTGTTCCTCCAAGCGAAGGAACACATAATCCAGCTCTGGATGTTGATTTGGATTATCGGTTCCGAAAAAAAACTCTTTGATCTTAAATCGCCGAATAACATATCCCTTGGTTTTTGGACTCCACACCCTGGTGCTAAATGTGAAACCTTTCCTTGGATCAGCTTGAAATTCATCATTGTCACCGTACCGAAAAACGTGAGCGTTCGTAATGACTAAATTTGTGTCATGAACCAGGTGGCCGGTTCCGGTGCAATTTGCCCTTCCATTAACCAAAGGCCCACATTGACCCTCGCGATCAAAAAGCTGGCCCGTCCCATACATTGCCCGATCTGCATCTGTTGCATCAGGCCCATACCTTAGCGGACAGCGATCGTCCTTACCAATAATCTTTGTTTTGATAAAACGACCCACTTGCTCAATTTGGCGGGCGTTCTTAGAAAGACCCGGGGCATTTTCGCAATCGCGGCCAAAGTTACTTAAACTGGAATCCGTCTGCCAGGCAGAGCGTCCGGAATAGTCGTCTTCCACAAAGCCTGTGCGCTTCTTGTTCGGATCTCCGCCAAAAGGCACATAAGAATCTGTTTCGGGATGGTAGCTGTAATCTCCAGGGGGGAGGCTAGTGCTTGACTGAGCCACCGATGCAACTAGCGAGAATGGCAGAGATGCAAAAGCGAAAAAGCTACTTAAAAAAAGATATTTTGAAATGATACCCATAAAAGCCAGACCTACTTTAATTCCTCTTGATAGAGAAGCTATGAGACACTTTCACTGCTAAAAATATGCCATCCGTTATGATGGCGTCAAAAAAACCTAAAAAGCCCGGCCCCCGGTCATTTCAGGGGCCAGAACGAAACTACCCCTATCCTAGAGAAATGTACAAGCGTTAAACAGGCACCTGTTTAGACGCCATTTGGGCACTTTTGGGTCAAATTGGGTCAGAACTGAGTCCCAAGTTCCAAATGGACTGCGCAAATAAATCAAAGAGCCTGTAAAGTCTGCTCGCTGACCAACCTGTACGGTCAGATCACAAGCTTCTAACTTTCTAAATGCCAGGAATTTCCCTCCACGGTCATGACCCCAACGTGAAGAAAACATTCAACTGAATAGTTTCCTCTTGCCAGTGCGTATCCAAAATCCGTCCCGTTTCATCCGAAATTTGATGAGCATATTCGGACAGAATGTTGATTGAAATCAATTTGGACGAATACAGCTCTGGCATAAAATTCCCATTCTCCATCAATCAAATGAAGAGGAGAGTCACAAAATGAACAACTGCTGCATCGAATATATGAAGACAATGAGCCCCCTGTCAGAGGAGAAAATCGAACAAAGGGTATGCAAGTGCCAACAGGCAGTCTGGGTAAAATACCAAGATGGACGAGTGTTCCAATTTATCCAAACTAAAAAATACTCAGAATCTCAGCCGAGCCCTTTTGATTTATTCCAAGATCTGATCCCGACGGGTATCTCATGACATATCCAACAAATAGTGTCTGATATGAAAAGTAGCTGGAGCGAGCAGATCCATAAAGCGGATTGGGAAAAAAGCATTTCTACATATGAGTGACATGCTTCTCTCAGTTATAAAAACTTGTGACATCAGTGAAGCCAACTCCTTTAACTATATGGTGTCCATTTAAAAAAACTTTGAATTGGTCAGGTCCAACCCCGATAACTGGATGCCATGGGACTACACACGAAATTTGGAAGCAGTCATTCACAGTCAGTGAACGGATACGGTCGACTCTGCCTATTCTTTAGCTGGGTTATATACGTACAGGTCGCCGCCCAAAATATATATTTTGCCGTTATAGATATGAGCTGATCGCGGATCTATGTAACCCGTAGGAACGCTTATTTGAGTCCAACTGTCATCGCTAGCGCTGTACTTCCAAAACTTATTGTAACTCAATGACTCCGCCGTCATGGCGTACAATATACTGTTGTAGCTCGTTATCATCTGAAGATACTGTGCGGAAGAAACCGTCGAATTCGAGATTGATAATGTGCTGTACGTACCACTCTGCGGGTCGTAGATTTCTACTGGCAAACTCTCCCGACCGCCTACATAAATCTTACTGTTGTAAGCAACTCCTGTCGGATACAATCTAGCGTTCGAAAGCGCCGTAATCCACGTCCACTGATTCGTACTTGGATCAAATACCTCCGACGAGGTCGTTGAGTTATCGCCAAACACATAGACCTTGTTGTTAAATGCTACGGCACTCCAAGCATGTTGATGATTGCCACTTGCTGACGCATTTTGGGTCCAGGCTCCTAGAATCGTATCATACTCCCACATTTCATTTCCTGAAGACCCTACGTATCTTACAAAGTATAGCTTCGAGCCAATCACCACCAGTCTCGCATACCCGTACCCATGACTAAACGGCAGGGCCGTTAAAGTGGTTACTACCTGAGTCTCTAGATCTATCTTCTTAAAACTCGTGAACGGACCGAGGAGATAGCAAATATTTGAGACGCACGCCATGCCACTCGGTTGGTCTGCAAACGTAGCGACCTTACTCCATGGATTTGTAACGTGCTCCGAAAAATCAGGAATGGTCACGGACAGACCAAGATCATTGTATCTTTGAGCGAGATTCGTCCTAATTAGGCCAAAATCTACGTTTGCTGACGCCGCTGAAATTGCTGCGGTATAAGTACTGCTATTCATGACGCCATCGAGTTCTAAATCGGTTCCGATTGCGGAGATGGCCTCTGATAATTTTGCCGTCCACTCGCTCGACGTCGTTGACAGATTGTGAGCCACCTGAAGTACAATCGATGACGCCGCTAAAAGTTCAGATGACCCAGCGGAATTCGATGCAATACTTAGGTTTGAAAACTCCCCACTCACTGCAGAGCTAATCCCAAAAGACGTAAGAACCTGACTGGCTGATGTGTCGTATGCGCTCATAAATGAGCTTCCATATTGAATTAGCTTTTTAAGCCTTGGGTTTTGAAGGGTCGTTAGAATGTTCACGTTTGCCGGAACTACGGTTCGACCTTTATTGTCTTTCCCTCGAGCCATTCCGCTTTCGTCACCTCTTTCAAATTTCAACGAAACGATTGATCTCAACGTCAGAGGGCCACCCGACAAAGCACCGCTGATCTCATCGAAATAGTATCCTGTAATGATAATTTCGGCGTATTTGCCAGTGAGCTTCCCCGCAAACTTAAATTCCCCGAAATCATTCGTTGTCTGAGTGAGATACAGGCTCCCGGACGGATTCAGATCATTGTCAAGCTCTTGAATCTTCACTTCACTACCCAGCACGAAAGGTCCTTTTTGAATATACCCACTGACGTAATACGATTCTTCAGATGCAACTGTTCCGCCTGAATCCGCACTTTTGGTACATGCCATGTGAAGCAATGTTAGAGCAACAATTCCAAAGAGCGTCGCGATTCTCATACTCGAATCCCCTTTGCGTAATTAACTACGGCTACTTATCGGCGCTAACTTTGAATGACTAGACTCATCGACCTCAGTAATGGAACTATCATTCATGATGATCTCCGATGATTCATTCTGAGACTGTTTTTCATCGGAAGTTCGACTAAACTTTTGAAGGGAATTGAGTGTGTTTATTGATTGGTCTTCGCCTGAAAGTTCAACTGCGGAATGTCACATATGAACCCAAAAATGCCCTCAATTTGTAAGAGATACTCAAGTTCAAACAAATAGAGATAAACAGTCCATTTCTGGAGTGGCCCGGGATTTGCCATTAAGGACGCAGCTAACTGGAGGTCTCCTTTGCCAAATTTTGCCCAATTGACCTTAATCATTGTCTTTTCAATCACACTCCCCTCTTGCAAGAAAAGTAATGATCGCGAAGATTCGGTAATTATACAAAAAACAGACTATAAAAAATCAACTCGTGCCACCCGTCTGAGCGACGAATTCAGCCTGTCGTGTGAATCAAAAAAGTGCCCTAAAAGCACAGGGGTTCTGTTTTTCTCAAATCTACTTGAAAGGGGCTCATGCACAACATGGGTCGCTGGTGAATTGGATGGAAAGACCATAGTGATGACAAACAAGCATTGTGTAGAAAATGTCACTGATTGCGCAGAAGAGCTAGCCTTCAGATTTCCTGATACCAGCGAATCGGCCCAATGCCAAAAAATTCTGAAAATATCAGAATTCCCATTAAAAGATAAGAACAAGTTAATAACGCAGGTGCCAGACTATGCGATCATACTTTTGGATCGCAAATTGACTGCGAAAGCACTTCCGCTTAGCCAAGATGGTCTTGTTGCTAAATCCCCGATCACGATTCGAAAAGCGTGGAGCACCGGAAACCGTTCGTATGAGATGCGGGAAAGTTCATGTGAAACCGGAGTTCCTAATCCATTTACGATTCATTACACCGCCCCAACTTCACCTGTCATCAGCTTGTTTGGCTGCCTAGCACAGCATGGAGTGTCCGGCTCACCTGTTTTGAACTCCAAAGGCGAAGTAGCCGCAATTCTCTCTGATGGCATAGACGAGACCAAGTTGTTTCATCCCATTGACAAGAGTCAGAAACAGGACGATTTCAATCCTTTAAACTTATCTTATGCTACAAATCTCTCCTGTGTTGATTATTCGAGTTTGGGATTGTACCCACGAAAAACCGGCTGCGAGGTGCCCTACATAGATGACATCGGAGTCCATCTAGAATCCAAAGGGCAAGACTTTTTTACCCAGTCTGAAAGCAATGCAAAGGCGGAGTTACTTAAGTTTGTTGAGTCTACGGATCTGTCGGAATATAAGACCGAGGGTTCTTATGAGGAAATATTCGAGTGGACAGTGCGAGCCGACGACGGCCAACGAGTGAAATTCGATAAACCTGGGATTCGTGATGTTACCATCGAAATGGTGCCAGAGTGTGTGTCGAGACCCGAGAATCCAAACAACCCCCTGAAAGCGAAATTCTATAAAGAAGACACTCCTGGAGAATCTGAAAGATGGAAGTTTTCCGATAAAGTTACATTAGATACACCAGGTTGGGCGATGACTAGAAAACTGGATAAATACGGCGGCGCCATTAATGCAAAACTTGAGCGAGGCAGGAAGGCCGCTAAATATATAATACACCCAAGGGAAATCGCAAGCCTCAAAGAAGGTCAGACAGTATTAGTGGTCGAGATCGTAAATGGTCAATGGATAGATCTCCGACTACCACTTTGTAAAGATAAGACTCCCGCCGATAATAACGGAATTCTTCCTAGATCAGATGAATTAACTGGTACGGGACGGGATTCGACAAAAAATTAGAAGGAAACTGGCCCCTGCAATGAGTGCCGTCGATACGGCACGGTTACTAGAGCGAAAGCAAGACGAATCCAAAGGCCACAAAATTGGCCCACACTTAGGATTGATTTTCCACGGCCGCCTTTTTTCTAACACAGCTTGCTAGAATTTTGATATTAGATAAGCAAACAATAGTGACCTGGAAATATAGCGGCGCAAGATCCTTTTCGATCCGAAAGGAGTTGAGTCAGAAGAGCGTCTTATCTCGAGCGTGAGAGTCGGCAAGGTTCGGGAGCATCGGTAAATTTCATGGAAGAGACGTTGGGCTTCGTGTTTAAACTCGAGAATTCGTTTGTCAGAAGTCTCGAGAGGAACGCACTGTTGAGTTGGAAGTTCGAGAACCAACGCCCATAGGGTATTGAGGAAAGTGATAAGTCGCGCAGCCTGCATGACGGGCAAAAAGACGTGCTGAAGTACTTAAGGCCCAATTTATCGAGATTTTCTCTGGCCAAATTTTCGTTTTGATTGTTAACGCAAGGGCAAGGAAACGTGCCGTATCGACGGCACTCATTACTTATGCGGTTAACCGTATTTTCAATGAAAGAGTTGGTGTTGGCACCGTGGTGGACCGAGACGAACCGAACCTTACTTGGACATTAGCTTAAATGTGTATCCATCTCTGTGTGGTGAATTAGCCTTCAAATGCTTCGTAATCGTCGCAGAAGCGAGGCCGAGTGCTTTTGCTGCCTTAGTGATCGAGGAGAATGTTCCCACCAACCTTCTATCTTTGAAGATTTTTATTGAGTTTGAGCGAGCCGCAATCGAAGACTCTTTGCCGCAAATTGGGCAACCATGTCCTGCTAAGGTTCTGCTTTTCACTACAGATCGATAGTTTGGATGACCCTTGTTACAGACCCACCAAACTTTTCTATGACTTCCGTTATGAAGCATCTTTGGCCGAAGACCTCCATTGCCACGAATCGCTAATTCCGATGCAATTTGTGGTGAAATCTCCGCCAAACTCTTACCCTCTATTGGCCCCGGAAGGTGCTTTAGCAACTTATTGAGAAGAGACTGGTTTTTTAGAATGCCTCTGTTTAGATAGGTAACGATCTTTTTTGTTTGGGCCTCACCTAGGCCATGCTGCTGAATCATTGAAAGAGATGAAAGCACTAGCTCAACGTCACTAAAGACTCTCTTGAATGGCACATCAACTGCCGAGATTTTCTTTAACCCTATTTGACGAACGTTCATGGCTCGAACTTTATTGGCAATAAGTACTTTGAATTTCTTTAAGTCAGCCTTGTACTTCCTCTTGTGCCAATGTCCACCGTCAACCTCAATAGATAGGTTGAGATCAGGGACAAAAATGTCGGACTCTACTCCAAAGTGCTTTTTTCGGTGCTCCGTCTTGGGGAATAACCATTTCAGCTCTGAGTAAAGAAGTAGCTCAGGATAAGATGTGCTCATTTTACATTTGGGGCACCAGTTACCTTGTTGAATGTAATTGTACTTTGCCTTCCAACGATGACCCTGGGAACACTCCCATACCATGTAGGCTTTGTTGCTGCGGTATTTAGGAGTTATGCATCGACCGCCTCTGGATTTAGCCGCAGAACGACAATCTACTATTGATAACTTCTTTACCTGGGCACAGTGAGGACACCATTTGCCTTGCTTAACATGACCTGGAACTGCAAACCATCGGTGCTTGTTTTTACATTCCCATTCCAGATGAGTGTGAGAATTTTTGTATGAAATTGACAGACATCGCCCACCACGCTCTTTTGCAATAGACTTCATCTCGCCAATCGTAAGGCGAAGTCTACTTGCGTTTGATTCGATTGCACATTTAGGACACCATTTTCCCTGGATAACATCTGACGGAGTAGCAGACCACCGGTGATTCTTTTCACACCGCCAGTTTATTTTTGTTTTGGTATTTCGATAGGTCTTAGATAGACACTTGCCGTTCTTGCTTTTTGCAAGTGAGTACATCTCTGAAATTGTCTTTTTCTTTTTACCAGCACAAACAATGCACCATGAGCCTTGCTTTACGGTATACGGCTTTGCTAACCAACGATGCCCCTCTTTGCATTGCCACTTCAGTGGGTGGTGAGCGTTTACATACTTCGGAGATAGGCAACGGCCGCCTCTCTTCTTGGCAATAGATTTCATTTGTTGAATAGTTAACGGTTCAGACAAATCGTCCCCACCCCATAAAAAGCCCGAAGTCTGTATTGTCTCAGCCCCTCGGGTTCAACGTTTTCGTCCCCAATTTTCATTTCTGGATTTGCCGCTTCATCGAGACGGCGAAGACTAACTCATCCAAACTAGTATCAAAAACCAAGTTCTGAGTTGCGAGAATTCCGGGGGACGACCCGGGTTCTCAAACTCTGAAGATGGTGGACTCGACAGTTTTGATGTCGAACCCGTTGATCTCGAATTTAAGCTGGTTATATGAGGTAGGCAAGCCACAAGTAGAGTTCCCGGTAATCCTATTGTGCAGGTCAATTATGCCTTACGATAAATGATACCACAGTTCCAAGTAAGATCGAGTAGTAGCAAAACAGAGTTACCGCAAAACCATGATCCAAAATCGTGCTTTCAAAACGGGTGGAGTGTTGCATTGTGGCATAGCTAACAAACCTATTCGTAGTTCCTGCAGCCGCACGAACAATCTTCTCCAGTGTCGCACTGGAATGTACTTGGGAGTTTCTTTCCATGTCCTCTACCGAAGATCCTAAACTCGCGAAAAACAATGCACAAAAGATCACCATACCTATGAACACAACCCTGCGTGCGGAAGTTCCCCAGTCTGTTAAAAGGCCCCAAGTCTTCAGCATGGTACGCTCTATCCACGAAGGAGTAAGCGTTGGATAAGTGGCAAGAGATGAAAGCCTCAAGCGATTGATTCTATCAACCATAAATGTATTGCCAAATGTCTTATAGTTCTCTCGTAGTATCCCAAGTTTCCCATAGTTTTTAGGTCCAACATTTTCGTGAAATGGAAAGTGTTGTTCGACCGAATTATATATCTTTGCAAAGTCAGAAAGAAAATTTTGAGCAAGCCCGTCCATTTTTCCAGAACCCTGCTCAATTCCAAATACCAAGAAGTCAAATAGCTTTCTGGTTAAATACTGAGGCAAATCCTTGTATTCCGAACCATACTGAGCTTCAAGCCTTGGCACAATGGCTGTCCAAAAATAGTAGAGATCGGACACGTCATTCTTAATGTGATATCGGAAAAGATAGCTTGCAGAAAATACCGGACCAGGCATTTGACGACCCCCAACAACCATATATGGTTCAAGCCGACCGATTTGTTCAATCAGAGACAACAGCTTATCTTCTGAAAAATCAGCCTCAACAGAGTTTAGAAAATAATCAGCTCTTACATTCCATAGAAGCACAATTCCAAAATATAGATTCGCTGCTTCTCGAAATGCGGAACTGTTGGCACTCTTGACCGCATCATCAATTTCCAAAAGAACTTTGTTTAAAAGTGATCCGAGCAATTTGTTCTGTAAAGACCGCTTTAACTGTTCTCGAATTTCCTCAAGCTGTGGCCCAGTCTTTCCTGGGAAAGCAGGGTTTAGACTTTGAGGCCGTGGCACTAAAAGGTTTGTAAACGTCGTAACCTCATTTAAAAAACCTAAGTTAGAATCGTTAACGGCGTTTGGTAGAACTGTCGCCTCTACTCTCGAAATATATGAATCACCAATGGTCGTCAAAATTTCTTCCAGTTTCATGCTACTTGCATTTGCCTCATTGCTTGTCACTACCCCTCCAGCCATAAGTATCAGAATCATGATAAGAAAACGCATACCCTACCCATTTTTATCCATTTAAACGGACCACCTCCATGCAGTTGGTCTCCGTTCAAGCATAAAATCCCTCGATAAAACAACCCTATCTCACGTTCCTCAAATACGATCAATACAACTGAACTCAAGCGGATTATCTTCCTCAGTAGTCGCTCCGTGGCAAAATCAAATTCAACATCTAAAACACGGAAGGTTGAATTTGAATTTACCTGTATCAGTTGGCAATTTTGTAAAAATCGGAAGTCTCGAAGGCACTCCCTTTCTAAAGCTCACGCGTGGTTCGATTCAGAACGTTGTGGACACTAGACTGATTAATGGAATTCAGGAAATCCAAATCGAACGGCAGCATCGTGGTCTAATGTGACATTCCGCAGTTGAACTCTCAGGCGAAGACCAATCAATAAACACACTCAAATCCCTTCAAAAGTTTAGTCGAACTTCTGATGAAAAGCAGTCTCAAAATGAATCATCGGAGATCATCATGAGTGATAGACCCATTACTGAAGTCGAGCAATTTGGTCATTTAGGTCTCGTGGCAGCTCTGTTTTGGTGACATTTCGCAGTAGAACTCTCAGGCTAAGACCTATCCACACAGCCCTTTCACAAGTTTAGGAGATACTGTTTTCGACCGATCAAACCGTCATGCGGTATTGGGTTGTAATACATGATTATTCTGCATTAAAAGTCGAGCCGACTCTCATCGGCAAAAAGTTACGGCTTAAAGGTAAAATTGATCGCATAGCAAAGGGCGATAAAGTCTTGTACTACGCAACTGGCGACATGGTTATAGAAGGCGCTTATACGGTTGTGACAAGGGGATTTGACTATACATCTGATCATCAAATTGAGCCGTGGGATGGTACAAATTGGGCTTACAGAATAAAGCGTAGTACAAGAGCCAAGAACCCTGTGTCAATCAAAGAAGTTGTTGAGGTTCTTAAACTTGATCTTTTTCCTAAAAACAGGTTTCGACCAATTCTATTCAAGGGACGCACTTCCGTTGAAATCAGTAAAGGCGACTTCATTAAAATCGAAAAGTTTATTAAGAACTACAAGCCGTCAGTTATCAACCTATTTAAGGGTGCGCCGAACGAGGGCAATCTTGGTGCTCCGATTGACTTAGATATTCTAAATTATGCACCTACGTCAG from Bdellovibrionales bacterium encodes:
- a CDS encoding trypsin-like peptidase domain-containing protein, whose translation is MGIISKYLFLSSFFAFASLPFSLVASVAQSSTSLPPGDYSYHPETDSYVPFGGDPNKKRTGFVEDDYSGRSAWQTDSSLSNFGRDCENAPGLSKNARQIEQVGRFIKTKIIGKDDRCPLRYGPDATDADRAMYGTGQLFDREGQCGPLVNGRANCTGTGHLVHDTNLVITNAHVFRYGDNDEFQADPRKGFTFSTRVWSPKTKGYVIRRFKIKEFFFGTDNPNQHPELDYVFLRLEEQVGKIVDGMEVPEKHQIKPLPFKIVDQNKAPNAALTVGYNSEIRDFSKNCAPFSLTVGANDVRSGANRFNNPEKLYFHNGDTLEGASGSAIALLDENGKPYYAALHRGSDSAFRNEMSSSSGQSGTKSEGGGVASISDRNALRNIAINASTFYKSFMEFAQAESR